The DNA window TCACTCGCTCCGTGATTTTCGTCCGTCCCAGCCTGGTGGTGATCTCCAGCAATTCAAATCCGGTCCCCGCCCCACCCGTTTCGACCGCGTCGGGATCCACAATGCGGCGACCAAGCATCTGGTAGCCGCCGCAAATCCCGATCAGTTCTCCCCCCGCATCCACGTGATCGAGCAGTCTCGCCCCCCAACCTCGCGCGCGCAGGTCTTCCAGATCGTGAAGCGTCGTCTTGGTCCCGGGCAGGATGATGACGTCGGCATCCATGGTTTCCTCGGGCGTGGCCACATACCTGAGACTCACGTCCCGTTCATCGGCCAGGGCATTGAAGTCCGTGAAGTTGCTCAGGTGCGGCAGCAACACTACCGCGATATTCACCCGTTCCCGCGAGAACGGCGGCGCGGGGCGCGACCGAAGGTCCAGATGGTCTTCCTGATCTAGGCCGAGATCCTTGAGGTAGGGCACCACACCCAACACGGGAATGCCGGTGCGCGCTTCCAACATGCGAACCCCGTCCGTGAACAACGTCAGATCTCCACGAAACTTGTTCACGATCAAGCCCCGGACCCTGGCTCGTTCCTCCGGCGCCAACAAATCCAGGGTCCCGATCAGTTGAGCAAAGACTCCCCCTCGGTCGATATCCCCGACCAATAAGACAGCTGCATCGGCCATGGCCACGACCGGCCAGTTGACCAAGTCCTTCTCGCGTAGGTTGATTTCCGCCGCGCTCCCAGCCCCTTCGATGACGACAGCCTCATACCGGTCCGCCAGCCGCCGGTAGGCGCTCTCGACATGGGGGCGAAGCCGGTTGATTCCACCGGCGGTGAAATACGCCTCCGCGTCGGTCTTGCCGTATACCCGCCCGGACAGCACGATCTGAGACCGGCCCTCCGCTTCCGGCTTCAGCAAAATCGGATTCATATCGACGTGCGGCGGGATCCGACACGCCTCGGCCTGCAGTGCCTGGGCCCGTCCGATCTCCGCTCCGTCAGGGGTCACGGAGGAATTCAACGACATATTCTGGGCCTTGAACGGCGCGACACGGACCCCGGCCCTCGCAAGGATCCGGCACAATCCGGCTACAATGAGCGATTTGCCCACGTCGGACCCTGTGCCGAGTACCGCGACTGCCGGTGTCGCGCTCGATGTCGGCCACGTCGTCATAGGTCAGAAGGTTTCGAAGCGATAGCTGAGGCCGCCGTAGAGCGCGATGCCCGGCGCGGGCATCACGAAACGCTCGAGGGCGCCGCCTCCCGTCAGGACGTTCGATGAAATAATACCCATGGTCGAGTACTTTTGGTCGAGCAAATTGTTGACCATCAGGAACCCGGTCAAGCGCCCGCCCGGCACCGCCCGCTCATAGGCAATGCGGCTGTTCAGCATGAAATAGCCGGGCAAGCGCGGCTGAACGTTACTTTCGTCGTTCAAGAAAAACTGCGTGCTCACGTACAACCCGATCAGGGACACGGTCAGACCATCGACGGGGTGCATGTTGGCGGTCAGACTCAGGCGATGCTTCGGTACCTGCGGCAAACTGTCACCGACCTCCACCCTTCTCGCAGAATCCAGATTGAAGGCCGTGCGGTACTCAGCCTCGGTAAATGTGTAGTTCAGGATCCCGTCCACATATTGATTGAATCTCGCCTTCAAAGTTCCCTCGACGCCACGCCGGCGGGTCTGATCGACGTTACGGTTCTGGCCGTCTCCGAAACTGAAATCGCACAAACGACACGTGAACAGAATCTCATCCCGCGTGTCGATCTGAAATACCGAGACAGCCCCTTCTCCCCAGGTCCCGATCGACTGCCTGACCCCGATCTCATAGTTCTTGGTCTTCACCGGCCGCAGATTCGGATTTGACCCGAACGGCCCGAGCGCAAAGAGCTCGTTGATCGTGGGCACGCGAAATCCTTCGCTGTAGTTGAAATACAGGCTCGTCGCCGGCGTGAGCAGATAGGTCACGCCACCTCGACTAGTCGTACGGCTGAACCGCTTCGCCCCGTCGTTCGTGGGCGTGATGTTATCTCCGAAGCCGATCTGGTCGTGATCATACCGGGCGCCACCGGTCAGAATGAGGTGTGGCGTCAGGTGAAACGTGTCCTGGACATAGAGTCCCGCACTGTCCTGATTGGTCGAACCCAGGTTGGAAAACGGAAACCCTGAGAACGATCCCAGCAACCGGTTCCCAAAATCGTTTCTGGTGTATTCGCTGCCGAGCACCAGCAGGTTGCGGAAACCCAGCGGCGAGGACTCCTGCGTCAGCTGGGCGGTGCCACCCTTGGATTCGGTCTTGTTGTAGCTCGTGCTGAGTGACGTCTGACCGACCGTAAACAGGTCCTGCTGGAGGTGCCGATAGAAGCCATTGACGTTCAGCGCAAAACCGAACGGCAGTGCCTGGCGGCCGGTGAACCGCACCACGTTGGTTTCCTTGTCGTCGAAATCACCGGGCGTGAAATTGGCGCGCCGATTGAAGGCGGCCAGACTCAGCGGCAACGAACCGGCTTGCAGCAGATGACTCTGCACATACGTATAGGAGAGGGCGAGGTCGGTATTCTCCGTCGGTCGATACCCGATCTTCCCGAAGAGGCGGGAAATCCTGGCATCGGATTGGTCCCGAAATCCGTCTTCCGTCTCCCGGCTGAACGTAGCAAAGTAGTCGAACTTCCCGATCGGCCCACTGGCCGTCAAGTTGTACCGTTGCCGGTTGAAGCTGCCGAAGGTCGTCTCACCGGCGACCTGCCGTTTCTCGGCGCCGCGCTTCGTGATGATGTTGATGACACCGCCGAGCGCGTTCTTGCCGTAAATCGCGGCATTGCCCGGGAGAATTTCAATCCGCTCGATCGATTCGACCGGGATGAGGTCGAAATTGACGACGTTGAAATCCGGTTCGTTGATGCGCTGCCCGTCCACGAAGACCACGGTCGAGGGCACCGGTTGGCCGTTGAACCCGCGCATATCGATACTCTGCTGGAAGGCATTGCCGACCTGATCGTACATAACGATGCCGGTCGACCATTGCACGGCCTCCTGTACCGTCTTGGCACCGGTCTTCTTGATGTCCTCGGAGGTGATGACGGTAACTTTGGCGGGCAATTCCCGGGCTTCGATCGGCGTATCCGGCAGTCGCGTACTGGACACGACGACCTCCTTGGCCTCAATGGGGGCTTCCTCCTGCGCAAACACCGCAGATCCCCACACTCCCGGAAAACACAGCATAACAGCGGACAGACGTAACCCAAACGTCGCGTACTTCACAGTCACCTTCCCTTTGGCTCGAAGGGCGGAACGAACCGAATCAGCAGCCGGATCTCCTGACTTGCGGATCTGCGTGTCCTCTGCGCCTTCCCAATCGGATCGTCGTACGTATCTCGCAAATCGCATTTCGTAGGAGCCATGCTCCTACGCTTCACGAATCACGTTTCACGTTTCACGCACCAACCAGTGGCACTGTGCAGAGTTACTCCCCGCTGACAGTGGCGGCACCGTGATGGATTTGCACCATCTTCCCCTGCTGCTGTCCTTCTCTAGAAACGCGCCTCCATGATCGTTGCGGTACCCCTCATGTCAAAGACGGGGATCGGTACCGAATCCCCGTCCATCTTCACCCGGGGGGTATGCCCGCCGGGCACTGTTCATATCGTCGGGCCCGGCAATCCGATGCGCGGCTGCCCCGTCTCGGGATGCAGATCAACCAACACCGGGCAACCGAACGCCTTGCTCAAGGTCGAGGCCTGCAGGATCGCCGTGGGTCGGTCCGGTCCCACAGCCTGCCCACCGTCGAGCAGCAACAGGCGATCGCAATACTGACCGGCCAGGTTCAAATCGTGCGAAACCATGACAATCGTGAGCTGCTTGTCCCGCCTGATGCGGCAAAGCAGACGACACATCTCCAACTGGTGATGCAGATCAAGAAATGCGGTCGGTTCATCCAGCAGCAGCACATGACTTTCCTGGGCCAGCGCGCGAGCGAGGCACACTCGTTGCCGCTCGCCGGCCGACAGGGCGTCGATCGGACGGTCGGCCAGAGGCAAGAGTTCGAGATCCGCCATGGCCTGGGTTGCTTTCTCATAGTCTTCAGTCGATTCCCAGCCTGGGAGCCAGAAGGTGCCGGCGGGACGATGCGGAAACCGACCCATCAGCACCATATCCCGCACGGAGTAGGAAAACGGGGCGGCGACATCCTGCGGGACGTAGGCGACCAGCCGAGCGAGTTCCCGCCGACCGATCGTGGAGAGGTCCCGCTCCAGCAGCCTGATGCGCCCCTGTGTCGGGTGCAGTAGTCCGGCCAGGCAGCGCAAGAGCGTGCTCTTGCCCACACCGTTGGGACCAATAATCCCCAGGATCTCGCCACGCATGACGCTAAAGGAGAGGTTCCGCCAGACCGCCTCCAGCGGCGAGAGATCAGCCCCCCCACGGTCGACGCCGTAGGAGAATCCGACTCGTTCGAGTGCAAACACCAAGTTCGTGGCGACGAGGTTGGGTGGGCGGTGTGGCATCGTTTAGCCTTGCGCGGGCGTGGGCCGAGCCAGCAGAAAGACAAAGATTGGTCCGCCGATGAGCGCCGTCATCACACCGACCGGCAGTTCTGATGGGGCCAGCACCACACGGGCTGCGGCATCCGACAACATCAGAAAACAGCCGCCGATCAGCCACGAGGCAGGAACAAGGAGTCGTTGATCGTTGCCGAACAGGAGCCGCACGACATGGGGCACGATCATGCCGACGAACCCGATCATGCCGCTCACAGAC is part of the Nitrospiraceae bacterium genome and encodes:
- a CDS encoding TonB-dependent receptor, which gives rise to MKYATFGLRLSAVMLCFPGVWGSAVFAQEEAPIEAKEVVVSSTRLPDTPIEARELPAKVTVITSEDIKKTGAKTVQEAVQWSTGIVMYDQVGNAFQQSIDMRGFNGQPVPSTVVFVDGQRINEPDFNVVNFDLIPVESIERIEILPGNAAIYGKNALGGVINIITKRGAEKRQVAGETTFGSFNRQRYNLTASGPIGKFDYFATFSRETEDGFRDQSDARISRLFGKIGYRPTENTDLALSYTYVQSHLLQAGSLPLSLAAFNRRANFTPGDFDDKETNVVRFTGRQALPFGFALNVNGFYRHLQQDLFTVGQTSLSTSYNKTESKGGTAQLTQESSPLGFRNLLVLGSEYTRNDFGNRLLGSFSGFPFSNLGSTNQDSAGLYVQDTFHLTPHLILTGGARYDHDQIGFGDNITPTNDGAKRFSRTTSRGGVTYLLTPATSLYFNYSEGFRVPTINELFALGPFGSNPNLRPVKTKNYEIGVRQSIGTWGEGAVSVFQIDTRDEILFTCRLCDFSFGDGQNRNVDQTRRRGVEGTLKARFNQYVDGILNYTFTEAEYRTAFNLDSARRVEVGDSLPQVPKHRLSLTANMHPVDGLTVSLIGLYVSTQFFLNDESNVQPRLPGYFMLNSRIAYERAVPGGRLTGFLMVNNLLDQKYSTMGIISSNVLTGGGALERFVMPAPGIALYGGLSYRFETF
- a CDS encoding cobyric acid synthase — protein: MTTWPTSSATPAVAVLGTGSDVGKSLIVAGLCRILARAGVRVAPFKAQNMSLNSSVTPDGAEIGRAQALQAEACRIPPHVDMNPILLKPEAEGRSQIVLSGRVYGKTDAEAYFTAGGINRLRPHVESAYRRLADRYEAVVIEGAGSAAEINLREKDLVNWPVVAMADAAVLLVGDIDRGGVFAQLIGTLDLLAPEERARVRGLIVNKFRGDLTLFTDGVRMLEARTGIPVLGVVPYLKDLGLDQEDHLDLRSRPAPPFSRERVNIAVVLLPHLSNFTDFNALADERDVSLRYVATPEETMDADVIILPGTKTTLHDLEDLRARGWGARLLDHVDAGGELIGICGGYQMLGRRIVDPDAVETGGAGTGFELLEITTRLGRTKITERVTAKCLGLPGVEPLPIMGYQIHMGRTDRQGHAPCFRLDRSSEGAFREGRSGDEPDYELDGAMREDGLVWGTYLHGLFDQGEFRRAWLNHARGRKGLMPLDPACSAGVDQARHTELDRWADHLQRHLQLDRLREFVMRKGMRHENHQGVYQDR
- a CDS encoding ABC transporter ATP-binding protein, whose product is MPHRPPNLVATNLVFALERVGFSYGVDRGGADLSPLEAVWRNLSFSVMRGEILGIIGPNGVGKSTLLRCLAGLLHPTQGRIRLLERDLSTIGRRELARLVAYVPQDVAAPFSYSVRDMVLMGRFPHRPAGTFWLPGWESTEDYEKATQAMADLELLPLADRPIDALSAGERQRVCLARALAQESHVLLLDEPTAFLDLHHQLEMCRLLCRIRRDKQLTIVMVSHDLNLAGQYCDRLLLLDGGQAVGPDRPTAILQASTLSKAFGCPVLVDLHPETGQPRIGLPGPTI